In Marivirga salinae, a single window of DNA contains:
- a CDS encoding alpha/beta hydrolase family protein — MKKLSTTLILTFLCFSLFAQDIEGKWQGLLKVQGMELTIVFNISKENDTLIATMDSPDQGAFGLAVQEVTFENGVLNIGMNMPPIQYEGTLNSDGEIDGVFKQAGQDFPLILSQNDLEKLNKKKPQDPEEPFPYRSENITFENRIDGIKLAGTLTMPSEGENFPVVVLISGSGPQDRNEALLGQKPFLVLSDHLTKQGIAVLRYDDRGTAESEGDFSTATSADFKTDVAAAVNYLKSREEIDANNIGLIGHSEGGIIAPMVAVESKDVAYIVLMAGTGIRGDDLLLRQSELIGKASGMSESQLKTAREFNQGAYDIVVNTVNATTVKEDLKKYLEEAVTKNPELATANGLKEEVFVNQVLGQLTNPWIVYFLKHDPSKVLKKVDCPVLAIVGEKDLQVPSKVNLEAIEAALKAGGNTNYKVKELPGLNHLFQEAKTGSPSEYAQIEQTISPDALELMSNWILEQVD; from the coding sequence ATGAAAAAACTATCTACCACTCTAATCTTAACCTTTTTATGTTTCTCTCTTTTTGCTCAAGATATTGAGGGAAAATGGCAAGGTTTACTTAAAGTCCAAGGAATGGAATTAACGATTGTGTTCAATATTTCGAAAGAAAATGACACTTTAATTGCAACCATGGACAGTCCTGATCAAGGGGCTTTTGGCTTAGCAGTACAAGAGGTTACTTTTGAGAATGGTGTATTAAATATAGGAATGAATATGCCCCCAATTCAATATGAAGGCACTCTTAATTCAGATGGAGAAATAGATGGTGTTTTTAAGCAAGCAGGACAAGACTTTCCGTTAATACTTTCTCAAAATGATCTAGAGAAGTTAAATAAAAAGAAACCTCAAGACCCTGAGGAACCTTTTCCTTACAGATCTGAAAACATCACTTTTGAAAATAGAATTGATGGAATCAAGCTTGCAGGAACATTAACTATGCCTTCAGAAGGGGAGAATTTCCCTGTAGTCGTTTTGATTAGTGGAAGTGGACCACAAGATAGAAATGAAGCACTATTAGGACAAAAGCCCTTTTTAGTGTTGTCAGATCATTTAACCAAGCAAGGAATTGCGGTTTTAAGGTATGATGATAGAGGTACAGCAGAATCAGAAGGTGATTTCAGTACAGCCACTTCAGCTGATTTTAAAACAGATGTTGCTGCAGCTGTAAATTATTTAAAATCTCGTGAAGAAATTGATGCTAATAATATAGGTTTGATTGGCCATAGTGAAGGCGGGATTATTGCCCCGATGGTAGCGGTAGAATCCAAAGATGTAGCATATATCGTTTTAATGGCCGGCACTGGAATTAGAGGTGATGATTTGTTATTACGCCAAAGCGAATTAATTGGTAAAGCATCAGGAATGAGTGAATCACAATTGAAGACGGCAAGAGAATTTAATCAAGGAGCATATGACATTGTAGTGAACACTGTTAATGCAACTACTGTAAAAGAAGATTTAAAAAAATATTTAGAAGAAGCGGTCACTAAAAATCCTGAATTGGCTACGGCTAATGGATTGAAGGAAGAAGTTTTTGTGAATCAAGTGTTAGGACAATTAACTAACCCTTGGATAGTCTATTTTCTAAAGCATGATCCATCAAAAGTACTGAAAAAAGTGGATTGTCCTGTATTGGCGATAGTAGGCGAGAAGGACTTACAAGTACCTTCTAAGGTGAATTTAGAAGCTATTGAAGCTGCATTGAAAGCTGGTGGAAACACAAATTATAAAGTTAAAGAGTTGCCAGGACTCAATCATCTTTTTCAAGAAGCCAAAACAGGATCTCCAAGTGAATATGCCCAAATAGAGCAAACTATTTCTCCAGATGCCTTAGAATTAATGAGTAACTGGATATTAGAGCAAGTTGATTAA
- a CDS encoding NupC/NupG family nucleoside CNT transporter, with protein MDYLRGLIGLLVLVGFAWLFSVNKKKIDWRLVGTGLLLQIIFGLLITQVEFVELIFKKVSEAFVVFLSFSGDGARFLFGDLAGDSYGFIFAFQVLPTVIFFSTVTAGLYYLGILQKLVYGIAWIMSRTMRLSGAESLSAAGNIFLGQTEAPLLVRPFVPNMTRSELMCLMTGGMATIAGGVLAGYVAFLGGDDPVEKARFASYLLSASIMNAPAAIVISKILIPETNPDGIDDTLHVSQDKLGVNLIDALSNGAAEGLKLALNIGGMLLAFIAVIAAINYFLGNMIGEWTGLNAFVTSSTNGTFDSFSLEYILGQAFRLFAFAMGVEWNDTLAVGSLLGQKTAINEFVAYLGLAEMKAANILSDKSIIIATYALCGFSNFSSIAIQVGGIGGMAPNQQGNLSKLGMRALLAATLACMMTATIAGALVE; from the coding sequence ATGGATTATCTCAGAGGTCTTATTGGATTATTGGTTTTAGTGGGTTTTGCCTGGCTATTTTCAGTAAATAAAAAGAAAATTGACTGGCGGTTGGTCGGTACTGGCTTACTATTACAAATCATATTCGGACTTCTGATTACGCAAGTGGAATTTGTAGAATTGATATTCAAAAAAGTATCTGAAGCTTTCGTTGTCTTTTTGAGTTTTTCCGGAGATGGCGCTCGCTTTCTTTTTGGTGATTTAGCTGGCGATTCCTATGGGTTTATATTTGCCTTCCAAGTTTTGCCCACTGTCATTTTCTTTTCCACTGTAACAGCAGGATTATATTATTTAGGGATTTTACAAAAACTGGTTTATGGTATTGCTTGGATAATGTCAAGAACCATGCGACTATCCGGAGCAGAAAGTTTATCTGCTGCTGGAAATATATTTTTAGGACAAACAGAGGCACCTCTATTAGTTCGGCCTTTTGTGCCTAATATGACACGCTCTGAACTAATGTGCTTAATGACCGGTGGAATGGCCACTATTGCTGGTGGTGTTTTAGCTGGGTATGTTGCATTTTTAGGAGGAGATGACCCAGTAGAAAAAGCACGATTCGCTTCCTATTTGTTAAGTGCTTCCATTATGAATGCACCTGCAGCAATTGTTATTTCAAAGATTTTAATTCCAGAAACAAATCCTGATGGGATTGATGACACTTTACATGTTAGCCAAGATAAATTAGGAGTAAACTTGATAGACGCTTTATCCAATGGTGCTGCCGAGGGTTTGAAATTAGCTTTGAATATTGGAGGGATGTTGTTGGCTTTCATTGCTGTTATAGCCGCCATTAATTATTTTCTAGGCAATATGATTGGCGAATGGACAGGCTTGAATGCTTTTGTGACTAGCTCAACTAATGGTACATTCGATAGCTTTAGTTTGGAATATATTTTAGGTCAAGCATTTAGACTTTTTGCCTTTGCCATGGGAGTGGAGTGGAATGATACTTTGGCAGTGGGAAGTTTGCTAGGACAAAAAACAGCCATTAATGAATTTGTAGCATATTTAGGCTTAGCAGAAATGAAAGCAGCTAATATTTTGAGTGATAAATCTATTATCATAGCAACTTATGCTTTGTGTGGATTCTCCAATTTCAGTTCCATAGCCATACAAGTTGGTGGAATAGGAGGCATGGCACCTAACCAACAAGGAAACCTTTCTAAATTAGGTATGCGAGCACTTTTAGCTGCAACTTTAGCTTGTATGATGACAGCCACTATTGCTGGGGCTTTGGTGGAGTAG